The following are from one region of the Qipengyuania flava genome:
- a CDS encoding peroxidase family protein, producing the protein MKPLEGMDAFCKRAHYSDTDQRDDRFGRLFGTLPPAYTPKGTLEAIGRKGGPMDGGSGSDRTDSVPVGMVFFGQFLDHDITLDASTTFDSVVDNPGEIANVRTPQLDLDCIYGVGPEAQPYLFSQTGPFAGAKLLTGADNPNQAGERDNDLLRSPNGRAIIGDPRNDENRVISQIQLAIIRFHNHVCDVLHAEEGYEGAELYEHARQETTWHYQWGVVNDFLAVMCGKPLVNRILGCGRSHYCAQVPFIPIEFSVAAYRFGHSMIPMKVQVQKGKPALELFGTILGRGFDALTDPKGVVDWHELLFTPENRQVERAQKLDLTMAGDLLDLPFITNAESSLATRNLLRGNTFLLPGGEKVAAAIGCDQATIDKVVARIVSLGEGIGSYGIPLWLYILAEAEVIGREEENGSTKEGEGLGPVGATIVAETLIGLLELDDHSYLGSNRNWAPRPEWDTLGKLVTAAQP; encoded by the coding sequence ATGAAACCCCTCGAAGGCATGGACGCCTTTTGCAAGCGCGCCCACTATTCCGACACCGACCAGAGAGACGATCGTTTCGGGCGTCTGTTCGGCACATTGCCGCCCGCCTATACGCCCAAGGGAACGCTGGAAGCGATCGGGCGCAAGGGCGGCCCGATGGACGGAGGATCAGGCAGCGACCGGACCGACAGCGTACCTGTTGGCATGGTGTTCTTCGGCCAGTTCCTCGATCATGACATCACGCTGGACGCCAGCACCACCTTCGACAGCGTGGTCGACAACCCGGGGGAGATCGCAAATGTGCGCACCCCGCAACTCGACCTCGACTGCATCTACGGGGTCGGCCCGGAGGCGCAGCCCTACCTGTTCAGCCAGACCGGACCCTTCGCGGGCGCGAAGCTGCTGACCGGGGCCGATAATCCGAACCAGGCCGGGGAGCGCGACAACGACTTGCTGCGCAGCCCCAACGGCCGCGCGATCATCGGAGATCCGCGCAATGACGAGAACCGGGTCATCAGCCAGATCCAGCTGGCGATCATCCGCTTCCACAATCACGTCTGCGACGTGCTGCACGCCGAAGAGGGATACGAAGGGGCCGAGCTCTACGAACACGCCCGCCAGGAAACCACCTGGCATTACCAATGGGGCGTCGTGAACGATTTCCTCGCTGTCATGTGCGGCAAGCCCCTGGTCAACCGCATCCTCGGCTGCGGGCGCAGCCACTATTGCGCGCAGGTGCCCTTCATCCCGATCGAATTCTCGGTCGCAGCCTACCGCTTCGGGCATTCGATGATCCCGATGAAAGTGCAGGTCCAGAAGGGCAAGCCGGCGCTGGAGCTGTTCGGCACCATTCTGGGCCGGGGCTTCGATGCCCTCACCGATCCGAAGGGCGTCGTTGACTGGCACGAGTTGCTCTTCACGCCTGAAAATCGCCAGGTGGAACGCGCGCAGAAGCTGGACCTCACCATGGCAGGCGACCTGCTCGACCTGCCGTTCATCACCAACGCCGAGAGCTCGCTTGCCACACGCAACCTGCTGCGCGGCAACACCTTCTTGCTCCCCGGCGGAGAAAAGGTGGCGGCCGCGATCGGCTGCGACCAGGCGACGATCGACAAGGTCGTCGCCCGCATCGTTTCTCTTGGCGAAGGGATTGGGAGCTACGGGATCCCGTTGTGGCTCTACATCCTCGCCGAGGCCGAGGTGATCGGACGCGAGGAGGAGAACGGCAGCACCAAGGAAGGCGAAGGCCTCGGCCCTGTGGGAGCGACGATCGTCGCCGAAACCCTGATCGGATTGCTGGAGCTGGATGATCACTCCTATCTCGGCAGCAACCGCAACTGGGCTCCCCGCCCTGAGTGGGACACGCTTGGCAAGCTCGTCACCGCGGCCCAGCCCTAA
- a CDS encoding APC family permease, with product MDGTKLAPPRTVGFWGTSLFPLNGMIGAGIFALPAVLVAAVGNFAPWMMLIGGILFLPLALCYAWMASRFEHSGGSVLYGEAAFGRFVGFQAGWARYASAIVTAAANMHVMVAYLAAVFPWLGEPGVTPIAAGIGLAFITIINLYGMRASVGTLGFMTAIKLIPLGLLVISALFAGDGMGAVTLPEFSAVETVILLTFYAFIGFEGVVEAAGEFKNPKRDVPLSIVTMVSGVTLLYMAIIWAFIAIGPEFAGENNALAGVAGASMGQIGSLAIVIAASFSIGANNFASGVAQPRLMYGMAERGMLPRWFEYVHPKFLTPFNAILFYGVVAILFGLWEGFEVLAVAGTLVRLVTYIITSSALPVLEYREGRIVPLHLACVIFAIGSSLFIAAQAQAQSWMVLGGFVATGTLLFFVAARQKPEYPLDEA from the coding sequence ATGGACGGGACCAAACTCGCACCGCCGCGCACAGTCGGCTTCTGGGGCACCTCGCTCTTTCCGCTGAACGGCATGATCGGCGCAGGGATTTTTGCCCTGCCCGCCGTGCTGGTGGCGGCGGTTGGCAATTTCGCGCCGTGGATGATGCTGATCGGCGGGATCCTCTTCCTGCCGCTGGCGCTGTGCTACGCATGGATGGCGAGCCGGTTCGAGCATAGCGGCGGCTCGGTGCTCTATGGCGAGGCCGCGTTCGGGCGCTTCGTCGGCTTCCAGGCGGGCTGGGCGCGCTACGCAAGTGCCATCGTGACGGCGGCGGCGAACATGCACGTGATGGTCGCCTATCTCGCCGCGGTCTTCCCGTGGCTGGGCGAGCCGGGCGTGACGCCGATCGCGGCCGGCATCGGGCTGGCCTTCATCACCATCATCAACCTCTACGGCATGCGCGCCTCGGTCGGCACCCTGGGCTTCATGACCGCGATCAAGCTGATCCCGCTCGGCCTGCTGGTTATCTCGGCCCTGTTCGCAGGCGACGGCATGGGCGCAGTCACCCTGCCCGAATTCAGCGCGGTCGAGACCGTTATCCTCCTCACCTTCTATGCCTTCATCGGCTTCGAAGGCGTGGTCGAGGCGGCGGGCGAGTTCAAGAACCCCAAGCGCGACGTACCGCTCTCCATCGTCACCATGGTGAGCGGTGTGACGCTGCTCTACATGGCGATCATCTGGGCCTTCATCGCTATCGGGCCCGAGTTCGCGGGCGAGAACAACGCGCTGGCCGGTGTTGCGGGCGCATCGATGGGCCAGATCGGCTCACTCGCCATCGTGATCGCGGCGAGCTTTTCCATTGGTGCGAACAACTTCGCAAGCGGCGTCGCCCAGCCCCGGCTGATGTACGGCATGGCCGAGCGCGGCATGCTCCCGCGCTGGTTCGAATACGTCCACCCGAAGTTCCTGACGCCCTTCAACGCGATCCTGTTCTACGGCGTGGTCGCGATCCTGTTCGGCCTGTGGGAGGGCTTCGAGGTGCTAGCCGTCGCTGGCACGCTGGTGCGGCTCGTCACCTACATCATCACCAGCAGCGCCCTGCCCGTGCTCGAGTACCGCGAGGGGCGCATCGTGCCGCTGCACCTGGCCTGCGTGATCTTCGCGATCGGCAGCTCGCTTTTCATCGCGGCGCAGGCGCAGGCCCAGTCGTGGATGGTGCTCGGCGGCTTCGTCGCGACGGGCACGCTGCTGTTCTTCGTGGCTGCGCGCCAGAAGCCCGAATACCCGCTCGACGAGGCCTGA
- a CDS encoding CPBP family intramembrane glutamic endopeptidase, whose protein sequence is MQASAAIHPMEEKSSANWWVVLEVLAFTALAFGSRLVFAEIAWAYSGPMSLLLTLVVLTLYMRARGVTWRDMGLIRLPGWKAKALVLPKALVPFALFACVVALVLFVGEPMGLTRGDTSGVEARFGSVEGNLTMLLVWLAIVWTSAAFGEEMFFRGYMVTRLADGLAGVPGRLAIAVLLPALIFGYGHYYYQGLFGLVMTGLIGLALGISFLLLKRNLWPLVLVHGMIDTINFVALYLGET, encoded by the coding sequence ATGCAGGCCAGCGCCGCCATCCATCCGATGGAAGAGAAATCGTCCGCCAACTGGTGGGTCGTGCTTGAGGTACTCGCCTTTACCGCACTTGCTTTCGGGTCGCGGCTGGTATTTGCCGAGATTGCCTGGGCGTACTCCGGGCCGATGTCGCTCCTTCTGACGCTGGTGGTGCTGACGCTCTACATGCGCGCCCGCGGCGTGACCTGGCGCGACATGGGCCTCATCCGTTTGCCAGGGTGGAAGGCGAAGGCGCTGGTCCTGCCGAAGGCGCTTGTGCCCTTCGCGCTGTTCGCTTGCGTCGTCGCGCTCGTGCTCTTCGTCGGAGAGCCCATGGGCCTGACCCGCGGCGACACCTCCGGGGTCGAGGCGCGCTTCGGCAGCGTCGAGGGCAATCTCACCATGCTGCTCGTGTGGCTCGCCATCGTCTGGACCAGCGCGGCCTTTGGCGAGGAAATGTTCTTCCGCGGCTACATGGTCACCCGCCTTGCCGACGGACTTGCGGGCGTGCCTGGCCGGCTCGCAATCGCCGTGCTGCTGCCCGCGCTAATCTTCGGCTACGGGCACTATTATTACCAGGGCCTCTTCGGGCTGGTGATGACCGGGCTGATCGGCCTCGCCCTCGGCATTTCCTTCCTACTGCTGAAGCGCAATTTGTGGCCGCTGGTGCTGGTCCACGGGATGATCGACACGATCAATTTCGTCGCGCTCTATCTCGGCGAGACCTGA
- the uvrC gene encoding excinuclease ABC subunit UvrC has translation MTRTKAGSPHDPRGKERFNEERATKVVASAQPDLETGIRTIRETVKTLKPRPGVYRMLDTRGDVLYVGKARSLKARVANYTQVKGLSNRLQRMVSQCRAMEIVVTNSEAEALLLEAQLIKRYRPPFNVLLRDDKSFPFILLRADHAYPRIQKHRGARKAKGNYYGPFASAGSVNKTLNALQKLFLLRSCTDSFFNNRDRPCLLYQIKRCSAPCVGRIDEAGYESLVREAKDFLGGKSSAVQQDLEKQMAKAAEDLDFETAAILRDRLRAATFIQGSQAINAAGVGDADVFALAAKGGQVGVQAFFIRGGQNWGHRTFYPRNTGDLEKAEVLSNVLLQFYEEVPPPRTILVDRELPEQELVAEALAEKAGHAVAISIPQRGDRRKLMEQAQRNAVEALDRRLAESGTKAKILRELAEFLELDEVPQRIEVYDNSHIQGAKAVGAMVVASPEGFEKGQYRKFNIKSAQTNDDFGMMREVMERRFRNLAENPDGETGKANSHETVWPDLVLIDGGKGQMSSVRDTLEEMGIEHVPLIAIAKGPHHGREGREVFHFPDGREKTLPVNSPLLFYLQTLRDEVHRYVIGAHRAKRSRAITASPLDEIPGIGPARKRALLLHFGTAGKVRAAALDDLKRAPGISEGVAQQIYDFYHAGG, from the coding sequence ATGACGCGGACGAAAGCCGGTTCTCCCCACGATCCGAGAGGCAAGGAGCGTTTCAACGAGGAACGCGCCACCAAAGTCGTGGCCAGCGCGCAGCCCGATCTGGAAACCGGTATCAGGACCATCCGCGAGACGGTGAAGACGCTGAAACCGCGCCCCGGCGTCTATCGGATGCTCGATACCCGCGGCGACGTACTTTATGTCGGCAAGGCGCGTAGCCTGAAGGCGCGCGTGGCGAATTACACGCAGGTGAAGGGCCTTTCGAACCGCCTCCAGCGCATGGTCAGCCAGTGCCGCGCGATGGAGATCGTCGTGACGAACTCCGAGGCCGAGGCGCTGCTTTTGGAAGCGCAGCTGATCAAGCGCTACCGCCCGCCGTTCAACGTGCTGCTGCGCGACGACAAGAGCTTCCCCTTCATCCTGCTGCGCGCCGATCATGCCTATCCGCGCATCCAGAAGCACCGCGGCGCGCGCAAGGCCAAGGGCAATTACTACGGCCCCTTCGCCAGCGCCGGTTCGGTCAACAAGACGCTGAACGCGCTGCAGAAACTGTTCTTGCTGAGGAGCTGCACCGATAGCTTCTTCAACAACCGCGACCGGCCCTGCCTGCTTTACCAGATCAAGCGCTGCAGCGCCCCCTGCGTCGGGCGGATCGACGAGGCAGGCTACGAAAGCCTGGTGCGCGAGGCAAAGGACTTTCTCGGCGGCAAGTCGAGCGCGGTCCAGCAGGACCTCGAAAAGCAGATGGCGAAGGCGGCCGAGGATCTCGATTTCGAAACCGCGGCGATCTTGCGCGACCGCCTGCGCGCGGCGACCTTCATCCAGGGCAGCCAGGCGATCAATGCGGCCGGTGTGGGTGACGCCGATGTCTTCGCGCTTGCCGCCAAGGGCGGGCAGGTGGGCGTGCAGGCCTTCTTCATCCGCGGCGGCCAGAACTGGGGCCACCGCACCTTCTACCCGCGCAACACGGGTGACCTCGAAAAAGCCGAGGTGCTCTCCAACGTGCTGCTGCAATTTTACGAGGAGGTGCCCCCGCCGCGCACGATCCTTGTCGACCGAGAACTGCCGGAACAGGAGCTGGTCGCCGAGGCGCTGGCCGAAAAGGCGGGCCACGCGGTTGCCATCTCGATCCCCCAGCGCGGCGATCGGCGCAAGCTGATGGAACAGGCCCAGCGCAACGCGGTCGAGGCGCTCGACCGGCGGCTGGCTGAAAGCGGCACCAAGGCGAAGATCCTGCGTGAGCTGGCGGAATTCCTCGAGCTCGATGAGGTGCCTCAGCGGATCGAGGTTTATGACAACAGTCACATCCAGGGGGCCAAGGCGGTGGGCGCGATGGTCGTCGCCAGCCCCGAAGGCTTCGAAAAGGGCCAGTACCGCAAGTTCAACATCAAGAGCGCGCAGACCAACGACGATTTCGGGATGATGCGCGAGGTGATGGAACGCCGGTTCCGCAACCTGGCCGAAAACCCTGATGGCGAAACCGGCAAGGCCAACAGCCACGAAACCGTGTGGCCCGACCTCGTCCTGATCGATGGCGGCAAGGGGCAGATGTCCTCGGTGCGCGATACGCTGGAGGAGATGGGGATCGAGCACGTGCCGCTGATCGCCATCGCCAAGGGCCCGCACCACGGGCGCGAGGGGCGCGAGGTGTTCCATTTCCCCGACGGGCGCGAGAAGACGCTGCCGGTCAATTCGCCGCTCTTGTTCTATCTCCAGACCCTGCGCGACGAAGTGCACCGCTATGTCATCGGCGCGCACCGCGCCAAGCGCAGCCGGGCGATCACGGCTTCCCCGCTCGACGAGATCCCGGGCATCGGCCCGGCCCGCAAACGCGCGCTGCTGCTGCATTTCGGGACGGCGGGGAAGGTCAGGGCGGCTGCGCTCGACGATTTGAAACGCGCGCCCGGCATCAGCGAGGGCGTGGCGCAGCAAATTTACGACTTCTACCACGCGGGCGGGTGA
- a CDS encoding universal stress protein: MRSILVHAHDDGAFGKRLDVALDLARVFEGHLSLLHAFPYSSGTMTDLHGAAFAAMTPIWKEAAAEMRERVEADMANEDVPWDWREASGPAALALLRHSSLMDLIVLGASEPIDKGKAPSWTAGELAISASCPVMVLPEDCKRYEHEAPALVAWDGSAEASHALRAAMPLLRKVEKVYLASVAERGTAEPELPALGGADYLARHGIACEVVELGEPGKYGVAGALNEAAELRRCGLLVMGAYGHTRIGERIFGGVTRSMLSDVRVPLLLKH, from the coding sequence ATGCGATCGATACTGGTTCACGCTCACGATGATGGCGCTTTTGGCAAGCGGCTCGATGTCGCGCTTGACCTTGCTCGCGTGTTCGAGGGGCATCTCAGCCTGCTGCACGCCTTTCCCTATTCCTCGGGCACCATGACCGACCTGCACGGCGCGGCCTTTGCCGCCATGACGCCGATCTGGAAGGAGGCGGCCGCTGAAATGCGCGAGCGGGTGGAGGCCGACATGGCCAACGAAGACGTGCCCTGGGATTGGCGCGAAGCCTCCGGCCCGGCGGCGCTTGCGCTGCTGCGGCATTCCTCGCTCATGGACCTGATCGTGCTGGGTGCCAGTGAGCCGATCGACAAGGGCAAGGCGCCCTCGTGGACCGCGGGCGAGCTGGCGATTTCGGCGAGCTGCCCGGTTATGGTGCTGCCCGAAGACTGCAAGCGTTACGAACACGAAGCGCCCGCGCTTGTCGCTTGGGACGGGTCGGCCGAAGCGAGCCATGCGCTGCGTGCGGCCATGCCGCTGCTGCGCAAGGTGGAGAAGGTCTATCTCGCCAGCGTCGCCGAACGGGGCACAGCCGAACCCGAGCTACCGGCGCTGGGCGGGGCCGATTACCTGGCCCGCCACGGCATCGCCTGCGAGGTGGTCGAGCTTGGCGAGCCCGGCAAATACGGCGTTGCGGGCGCGCTGAACGAGGCCGCCGAGCTGCGTCGCTGCGGATTGCTCGTGATGGGCGCCTATGGCCACACGCGGATCGGCGAGCGCATCTTCGGCGGGGTGACGCGCTCGATGCTATCGGACGTGCGCGTCCCGCTGCTGCTGAAGCACTGA
- a CDS encoding DEAD/DEAH box helicase, producing MSFSHLPPVIGEALAERGYSALTPVQEAVSAPDAQGRDLIVSAQTGSGKTVAFGLALADQLLAELGGSPLVESPLALVIAPTRELALQVSRELGWLYAGAGLRIATCVGGMDASKERRNLRGGPAIVVGTPGRLRDHIERGALDLSGLIGVVLDEADEMLDMGFREDLEEILDATPETRRTLLFSATMPRPIERLAERYQQDALRLSLVGETRGHGDIAYQAVTVAPSEIENAVVNLLRFHEAETAICFCATRESVRRLHATLQNRGFGVVALSGEHSQSERNQALQALRDRRARVCVATDVAARGIDLPTLSLVIHVEIPRDAETLQHRSGRTGRAGKKGTAAIVVPYNRRRRVEGMLRGARIEAEWMDAPTAEAIHAKDHARLLETITQPREVEDHDRELASELMARMSPEDIAAALVQAHRAELPQPEELLANTPEAREKAKTERHRPGFEDVVWFRIDIGRRQQAEPRWILPMLCRRGHITRNEIGAIRIGQRESWFQIPRPIAAKFADTVQRTAQPDQEEQDAILIEEAPEGPRVGARENRRQFSGGEVQPRPHGKPPRGKPGYGKPHGKPAFRKGGKPGAKGKPHGKGGGKGKPGAFKRAQ from the coding sequence ATGTCCTTTTCCCACCTCCCGCCGGTGATCGGCGAGGCCTTGGCCGAACGCGGCTATTCCGCCCTCACCCCCGTGCAGGAAGCGGTTTCCGCGCCCGATGCGCAGGGCCGCGACCTCATCGTTTCCGCGCAGACCGGCAGCGGCAAGACCGTGGCCTTCGGCCTTGCGCTGGCCGACCAGCTGCTCGCCGAACTGGGCGGTTCGCCGCTGGTTGAAAGCCCGCTGGCGCTGGTCATTGCGCCCACGCGCGAACTGGCGTTGCAGGTGAGCCGCGAGCTCGGCTGGCTCTATGCCGGTGCGGGCCTTCGCATCGCGACCTGCGTCGGCGGGATGGATGCCAGCAAGGAACGCCGCAACCTGCGCGGTGGCCCGGCCATCGTCGTCGGCACGCCCGGCCGCCTGCGCGATCACATCGAACGCGGCGCGCTCGACCTGTCGGGCCTGATCGGCGTCGTCCTCGACGAAGCGGACGAGATGCTCGACATGGGCTTCCGCGAAGACCTCGAGGAAATCCTCGACGCGACGCCCGAAACGCGCCGCACGCTGCTGTTCTCAGCCACCATGCCGCGCCCGATCGAACGCCTCGCCGAGCGTTACCAGCAAGACGCGCTGCGCCTCAGCCTCGTCGGCGAAACGCGCGGGCATGGCGATATCGCCTACCAGGCTGTCACCGTCGCTCCCTCGGAGATCGAGAACGCGGTGGTGAACCTGCTGCGCTTCCACGAAGCGGAAACCGCGATCTGTTTCTGCGCCACGCGCGAAAGCGTGCGCCGTCTCCACGCCACCTTGCAGAACCGCGGTTTCGGGGTCGTCGCGCTGTCGGGCGAGCATTCGCAGAGCGAGCGCAACCAGGCGCTCCAGGCGCTTCGCGACCGGCGCGCCCGTGTGTGCGTGGCCACCGACGTTGCCGCACGCGGCATCGACCTGCCGACGCTCAGCCTCGTGATCCATGTCGAGATTCCGCGTGATGCCGAAACCCTCCAGCACCGTTCGGGCCGCACGGGCCGCGCGGGCAAGAAGGGCACGGCGGCCATCGTGGTGCCCTACAACCGCCGTCGCCGTGTCGAAGGCATGCTGCGCGGCGCGCGGATCGAGGCGGAATGGATGGACGCGCCCACCGCCGAGGCCATTCACGCCAAGGATCACGCCCGCCTGCTGGAAACCATCACCCAGCCGCGCGAGGTCGAGGATCACGACCGCGAGCTGGCCAGCGAGCTGATGGCGCGCATGTCGCCCGAGGACATTGCCGCAGCGCTCGTCCAGGCACACCGCGCCGAACTGCCGCAGCCCGAAGAGCTGCTCGCCAACACGCCTGAAGCACGCGAGAAGGCCAAGACCGAACGCCATCGTCCCGGTTTTGAGGACGTGGTCTGGTTCCGCATCGACATCGGCCGCCGCCAACAGGCCGAACCGCGCTGGATTCTCCCGATGCTTTGCCGCCGCGGCCACATCACGCGCAACGAGATCGGAGCGATCCGCATTGGCCAGCGTGAAAGCTGGTTCCAGATCCCGCGCCCGATCGCGGCCAAGTTCGCCGACACCGTCCAGCGCACCGCACAGCCGGACCAGGAAGAGCAGGACGCCATCCTGATCGAGGAAGCACCCGAAGGCCCCCGCGTTGGTGCGCGGGAGAACCGTCGTCAGTTTTCCGGCGGTGAGGTCCAGCCCCGCCCCCACGGCAAGCCGCCGCGCGGCAAGCCGGGCTATGGCAAGCCGCACGGGAAACCGGCGTTCCGCAAGGGCGGCAAGCCCGGCGCCAAGGGCAAACCCCATGGCAAGGGCGGCGGCAAGGGCAAGCCGGGCGCGTTCAAGCGCGCCCAGTAA
- a CDS encoding acyl-CoA thioesterase → MSSEKKPEELVDGFVRLLTVSRDGEDAFTGRKQPGGVGRVFGGQVIAQALQAAQATAPEGLEAHSLHAYFLRGGKEGVDISYSTARDFDGRSFANRRVVASQPDEEGNPRPILNLTASFQKPEEGLSHDDVTMPDVAPPEELKSDMEMRHKMVERAGDRMTEQQRALVLRPRPIDMRTVDRLHWMNSEPREPRAHSWFRTVAPLPSIEDNAALHRAVIAYASDYTLLGTSALPHGLSWMRGELVGASLDHAIWFHRPARADEWLLYATDAPWSGGGRGFNRGRIFNRAGELVASVAQEGMMRRRVKKGD, encoded by the coding sequence GTGAGTAGCGAAAAGAAACCCGAAGAGCTGGTGGACGGCTTCGTCCGCCTCCTGACCGTATCGCGCGATGGCGAGGACGCCTTCACCGGCCGCAAGCAGCCTGGCGGGGTTGGCCGCGTGTTCGGCGGCCAGGTCATCGCGCAGGCCCTGCAGGCCGCCCAGGCGACCGCGCCCGAGGGGCTCGAGGCACACTCGCTCCACGCCTATTTCCTGCGCGGGGGCAAGGAAGGGGTCGACATTTCCTATAGCACCGCGCGCGATTTCGACGGGCGCAGCTTTGCCAACCGCCGCGTGGTCGCAAGCCAGCCGGACGAAGAGGGCAACCCGCGCCCGATCCTCAACCTCACCGCCAGCTTCCAGAAGCCGGAAGAGGGCCTCAGTCACGACGATGTGACCATGCCCGATGTCGCTCCGCCGGAAGAGCTCAAGAGCGATATGGAGATGCGCCACAAGATGGTCGAGCGCGCGGGCGACCGCATGACCGAACAGCAGCGCGCCCTGGTCCTGCGCCCGCGTCCTATCGACATGCGCACTGTCGACCGGCTGCACTGGATGAACAGCGAGCCGCGCGAACCGCGCGCACACAGCTGGTTCCGCACCGTTGCCCCATTGCCCTCGATCGAAGACAATGCGGCGCTGCACCGCGCCGTCATCGCCTATGCGAGCGACTACACGCTGCTCGGCACCAGCGCGCTGCCGCACGGCCTATCCTGGATGCGCGGGGAGCTGGTCGGCGCGAGCCTCGACCACGCGATCTGGTTCCACCGCCCGGCACGCGCCGACGAATGGCTGCTCTACGCCACCGACGCCCCGTGGAGCGGCGGCGGGCGCGGCTTCAACCGCGGCCGCATCTTCAACCGCGCCGGCGAACTGGTCGCCAGCGTGGCGCAGGAAGGCATGATGCGGCGGCGGGTGAAGAAGGGCGATTAG
- a CDS encoding GNAT family N-acetyltransferase: MGVMDPADPQARAAAMIDALAEADAAERRFLRARWLSSRRPAPTDLFVAAASDGAPLAGFALGERKIGPFAIREIAGGYWPFRGVPVAAATPISDLADALARDSKRLGRIWRLGPAIAGDPALELLRSAAERAGWHAIERPLGQLYELDLAALAEDEPWPSTKTQRKNRWRKRRLEEDGGPIRIEFFTGADWTTAQRDAMGAIEAASWVGKLEDGGDTKFLDPEIRAYWESLCADPVLAAMICGSVMWIGDVPAAFAFGIDTGDVRYCIANNFDERFTQFGPGRVLLYDDFARAAEMGTRRISWGVGDAGYKGEMGAQPGEQLVDLLFVRGSLWRRLLKPLWVRSA; the protein is encoded by the coding sequence ATGGGCGTTATGGATCCTGCCGACCCACAGGCGCGCGCGGCGGCGATGATCGACGCGCTGGCCGAAGCCGACGCTGCCGAGCGACGGTTTCTGCGCGCCCGTTGGCTGTCATCCCGCCGGCCGGCACCAACCGACCTCTTCGTTGCGGCAGCGTCCGACGGGGCGCCCCTCGCCGGATTTGCTCTTGGCGAACGCAAGATAGGCCCTTTCGCCATTCGCGAGATTGCCGGGGGCTACTGGCCGTTTCGCGGCGTGCCGGTCGCGGCCGCAACGCCGATCAGTGATCTCGCTGACGCCCTTGCGCGAGATAGCAAGCGCCTCGGCCGGATCTGGCGCCTTGGCCCCGCCATAGCTGGCGACCCCGCACTGGAACTGCTGCGGAGCGCCGCCGAGCGTGCCGGATGGCACGCGATCGAACGGCCACTTGGCCAACTCTACGAGCTCGATCTCGCGGCGCTGGCCGAAGACGAACCCTGGCCTTCCACCAAGACGCAGCGCAAGAACCGTTGGCGCAAGCGCCGTCTCGAAGAAGACGGTGGCCCCATCCGTATCGAATTCTTTACAGGCGCCGACTGGACCACCGCCCAGCGCGACGCCATGGGAGCGATTGAGGCGGCTAGCTGGGTCGGCAAACTCGAAGATGGCGGCGACACCAAGTTCCTCGACCCGGAGATCCGCGCCTATTGGGAAAGCCTGTGCGCAGATCCTGTCCTGGCGGCCATGATCTGCGGCAGCGTGATGTGGATCGGCGACGTCCCGGCGGCTTTCGCCTTCGGCATCGACACAGGCGACGTCCGCTACTGCATCGCCAACAATTTCGACGAGCGCTTCACCCAGTTCGGTCCTGGACGCGTGCTCCTTTACGATGACTTCGCCCGCGCTGCCGAAATGGGCACCAGGCGGATCAGCTGGGGAGTGGGCGATGCGGGATACAAGGGCGAAATGGGCGCCCAACCGGGTGAACAGCTAGTCGATCTCCTTTTCGTTCGCGGTTCGCTTTGGCGCCGGCTGCTGAAGCCGCTGTGGGTCCGCTCCGCATGA
- a CDS encoding cupin-like domain-containing protein, with the protein MTMQSKPEAFVADSLFDSQSRARFAEAYPETAHTLSHTFHTHPLMTLDALGDLADRLDPKYIESNLGAQPVGVTDRPEQLLENVGDRIRNIATSESWVALREVDQDPAYRALLEDMLTELRPAIEAKTGPVINIQGFIFVTSPGGVTPYHFDPEHNILFQLRGTKTFTQFPAGDPFYAADECHERYHAGGPAELPWRDNMAPGGHSWHLGPGDALFVPVMAPHFVRNGPEVSVSLSVTWRSEWSYAEAGARSFNRLVRKLGVHPQPPKRWPASNQAKSLAFRAWRRAFGAGN; encoded by the coding sequence ATGACGATGCAATCCAAACCCGAGGCCTTCGTGGCCGACAGCCTGTTCGACAGCCAATCGCGGGCACGGTTCGCGGAAGCCTATCCCGAGACGGCGCACACGCTTTCGCACACGTTCCACACCCATCCGCTGATGACGCTGGATGCGCTGGGCGATCTCGCCGACCGCCTCGACCCGAAATACATCGAGTCGAACCTTGGCGCGCAGCCTGTTGGCGTGACCGACCGGCCCGAGCAGCTGCTCGAGAATGTCGGGGACCGGATCCGCAATATTGCGACGAGCGAAAGCTGGGTGGCCCTGCGCGAAGTTGACCAGGACCCCGCCTACCGCGCGCTGCTCGAGGACATGCTCACCGAGCTGCGACCCGCGATCGAGGCGAAGACCGGCCCCGTGATCAACATCCAGGGCTTTATCTTCGTCACCTCTCCCGGCGGCGTCACGCCCTATCATTTCGACCCCGAGCACAACATCCTGTTCCAGCTGCGCGGCACGAAGACCTTCACGCAATTTCCGGCTGGCGATCCGTTTTACGCGGCAGACGAGTGCCACGAGCGCTATCACGCGGGCGGACCGGCGGAACTGCCCTGGCGCGACAACATGGCCCCTGGTGGCCATTCCTGGCACCTCGGCCCTGGCGATGCGCTGTTCGTGCCTGTCATGGCGCCGCATTTCGTGCGCAACGGCCCGGAAGTTTCGGTTTCGCTGTCGGTCACGTGGCGCAGCGAATGGAGCTATGCCGAGGCCGGCGCTCGCTCGTTCAACCGGCTCGTACGCAAGCTGGGCGTCCATCCCCAGCCACCCAAGCGCTGGCCGGCCAGCAACCAAGCGAAATCGCTCGCCTTCCGGGCATGGCGAAGGGCTTTCGGCGCAGGCAACTGA